In Clostridia bacterium, a genomic segment contains:
- a CDS encoding flagellin, translating to MRINHNLSALNAWKNLVTNDDGQNKTLEKLSSGVRIGRAADDAAGLSISEKMRGQIKGLNQASRNAQDGISLLQTAEGALGETHSILQRMRELAVQSASDTVTDSDRAEIQKEVNALRNEADRISTDTEFNTQKLLEGNFTNKTVHIGANADQSLKVNIGNMDAKALSVDWVFGADASHKNVFEGKLAVYGTPDYTGFEGAATAKVVVAAGNFTVQLLKADGTDVGAASASTAVTATVAHAGLTFGAADTGTLKDGDTIMVDLKGGVDVSTQSSANAAITKINDAINTVSGERSKLGAIQNRLDHTIANLATSSENLTAAESRIRDVDIAVEMMSFTKYQILSQASTAMLAQANQKPQAVLQLLR from the coding sequence ATGAGAATCAACCATAACCTTTCTGCTTTGAATGCATGGAAGAACCTTGTGACGAATGATGATGGGCAGAACAAGACTTTAGAGAAGCTGTCGAGCGGCGTTAGGATAGGGCGGGCAGCCGACGACGCAGCGGGGCTGTCCATCTCAGAAAAGATGCGCGGCCAGATCAAGGGCTTGAATCAGGCGTCGAGGAACGCACAGGACGGAATCTCGCTCCTGCAGACCGCTGAGGGCGCGCTGGGAGAGACCCATTCGATCCTGCAGAGGATGAGAGAACTTGCGGTGCAGTCGGCTTCAGACACTGTGACTGACTCCGATCGTGCAGAGATCCAGAAGGAGGTCAATGCACTTAGGAATGAGGCCGACAGGATCTCCACCGACACTGAGTTCAACACTCAGAAACTGCTTGAGGGCAACTTCACGAACAAGACCGTCCACATTGGCGCAAACGCTGACCAGAGCCTGAAGGTGAACATCGGAAACATGGACGCGAAGGCGCTTTCGGTGGACTGGGTGTTCGGCGCAGATGCATCGCACAAGAATGTGTTCGAAGGCAAGCTGGCCGTGTACGGGACTCCAGATTACACGGGATTCGAGGGAGCAGCAACGGCGAAGGTCGTTGTCGCTGCAGGAAACTTCACGGTTCAGCTGCTCAAGGCGGATGGCACGGACGTTGGCGCTGCATCAGCTTCGACAGCTGTAACTGCTACTGTCGCACATGCAGGCCTCACCTTCGGGGCGGCAGATACAGGCACGCTGAAGGATGGCGACACGATCATGGTCGACCTAAAAGGCGGCGTCGACGTGTCTACCCAATCCTCCGCGAACGCTGCGATTACCAAGATCAACGATGCCATCAATACAGTCTCAGGCGAGCGCTCCAAGCTTGGCGCTATCCAGAACAGGCTTGACCATACTATCGCCAACCTGGCCACATCGAGTGAGAACCTGACGGCTGCCGAGTCGCGAATCCGCGATGTGGACATTGCAGTCGAGATGATGAGCTTCACCAAGTATCAGATCCTGAGCCAGGCTTCCACGGCTATGCTCGCGCAGGCGAACCAGAAGCCACAGGCGGTGCTTCAGCTGCTCAGGTAA
- a CDS encoding flagellar assembly protein FliW translates to MEVNSSRFGMLSIDEDSIITFPRGLPAFEETRSFFVLNHSGGANLMWLHSADNPELALLVIDPFLVFAGYEPDIPDESLAEIGVKCPEDALVLAVVSVRGHEGKADGSVSVTANLAAPIVISRSRRQGEQVVLRGTEYSTRHGVVGCGKHDQVAGE, encoded by the coding sequence ATGGAGGTCAACAGCAGCAGGTTTGGGATGCTATCTATTGATGAGGATAGCATCATCACTTTTCCCCGTGGACTGCCTGCGTTCGAGGAGACGCGGAGCTTCTTCGTGTTGAACCATTCAGGCGGCGCCAACCTCATGTGGCTGCACTCCGCCGACAATCCCGAACTTGCCCTCTTGGTGATCGATCCATTTCTCGTCTTCGCAGGCTACGAGCCGGACATCCCAGATGAGAGCCTGGCGGAGATCGGAGTGAAATGCCCCGAGGATGCGCTCGTGCTTGCAGTGGTGAGCGTCAGGGGGCATGAGGGCAAGGCAGACGGTTCGGTGAGCGTAACCGCGAACCTCGCGGCGCCGATCGTCATATCTCGGAGCAGGCGCCAAGGAGAGCAGGTGGTGCTCAGGGGCACGGAGTACTCGACGAGGCATGGGGTTGTTGGCTGTGGGAAGCACGATCAAGTTGCGGGGGAATGA